The genomic DNA TGGTGCGCCCCTTGTCCAGGGCGTGCTGGACGATGTCCCTGGCCCTGAGGGTGTCCGGGAAGAAATCCGTGGGTAGCGAGTCCGGCGTCTCGATGAGCAGCTCCTGGTTCTGCTGATACTCGGCCATGTAGAGGAAGGCGCGCACGGCATGGGTGGGCGTGTCGTAGGTGGGGATGCCCGCCTTGCTGAATATCTCGCGCGACTGGACCGCTGCGCCTGAGCCGAGCCAGGCTGTGAGGACCATGCGCTGCGACCGCTTGAGCGCGTCGCGCAGGGCCGTGGCCACTTCGAGGTCGGGCTGGGCCGTCCAGGGCACATGCATGACCAGGATGCCGTTTGACCCCTTGTCCTTGAGCAGCAGCTTGACCACCTCGCCATACGCCTTGCCGTCGGCGTCAAAGGGGATGCCCACCGGATTGGAGCGCGACCAGTTCTCCTCGCCCAGCAGGGCGTCGATGGCGGTCACGGTCTCGTCGGCCAGCCCGGCCAGCTCGCCCCCGCCCGCCAGCAGCCTGTCGGCGGCCAGAATGCCCGCGCTGGTGCCGTTGGTCAGGATGGCCAGTTTCCGGCCATAGACGTGCTTGGGCGTGCCCAGGGTCTGGGCCGCGTCGAACAGGCCGTCGATGTTCTCCACCCGCAGCATGCCCGCGCGTCTGAAGGCCACATCGTAGATGGCGTCGCCCAGCCGGTGGTCGCCGCTCTCCCACGCCTTGTGTTCGTCCAGCACGGTGTCGAGCGCCTGGCCTGGGCGGATGACCAGCACCGGCTTGTTGCGCGAGGCGGCGCGTGCCGCGGACATGAACGCGCGCGCGTCCTTGATGGATTCCACATAGAGCATGATGGAGCGGGTCAGCGGGTCTGAGGCGAGGTAGTCGAGGATGTCGGCAAAGGAGACGTCGATGCGGCTGCCCAGGGCAACCATGTGCGAGAATCCGACTCCCTTGGCCAGGGCCCAGTCAAGGACCGTGGCAAAGAGCGAATCGGACTGGGAGATGAAGGCCACCTTGCCCGGCGTGGCGTTGGCGTGGGCCAGCGAGGCGTTGAGGTTGAGGGAGGGGACCATGAAACCCAGGGACTTTGGCCCGAGGATGCGGATGTCCGGCGGGTTGGCGATCTTGAGGATGGTGGCCTTGATGTCGAGCCGCTCCTCCTTTGACATGCCGGAAAAGCCGGAGCCCATGAGCACCGCGCCGCGGGTGCCGCCTTCCTTGAGGGAGTGGATGATCTCCGGGACTTCGTCGAGCGGCGAGCAGACCACGGCCAGGTCCGGCGTCTTGGGCAGCATCTTGACCGAAGGGTAGGTGAGCACGCCCGCGATGGCCTCTGCCGTGTCGGACACCGGCATGACCGGGCCCATGAAG from Pseudodesulfovibrio aespoeensis Aspo-2 includes the following:
- a CDS encoding bifunctional acetate--CoA ligase family protein/GNAT family N-acetyltransferase codes for the protein MSVINLEYLFKPRSVAVIGATNDPRNAGNIVMRNLMAGGFMGPVMPVSDTAEAIAGVLTYPSVKMLPKTPDLAVVCSPLDEVPEIIHSLKEGGTRGAVLMGSGFSGMSKEERLDIKATILKIANPPDIRILGPKSLGFMVPSLNLNASLAHANATPGKVAFISQSDSLFATVLDWALAKGVGFSHMVALGSRIDVSFADILDYLASDPLTRSIMLYVESIKDARAFMSAARAASRNKPVLVIRPGQALDTVLDEHKAWESGDHRLGDAIYDVAFRRAGMLRVENIDGLFDAAQTLGTPKHVYGRKLAILTNGTSAGILAADRLLAGGGELAGLADETVTAIDALLGEENWSRSNPVGIPFDADGKAYGEVVKLLLKDKGSNGILVMHVPWTAQPDLEVATALRDALKRSQRMVLTAWLGSGAAVQSREIFSKAGIPTYDTPTHAVRAFLYMAEYQQNQELLIETPDSLPTDFFPDTLRARDIVQHALDKGRTSLTEPEAKDTLAAYGIPVVETRIARSAKEAVIAADELGYPVAIKLRSPQIPQPFDMGGVLLDLETPERVWEGAASILARATRERPDAYIEGFTVQKMGRRPGAHELAVSAEVDPVFGPVLLFGHGGMAREMIQDTALTLPPLSMSLARELVGRTRISALLKGTPSHPPADIDDISLTLIQLSQLIVDVPQIASIDINPLYADSEGVLALGGKITIAPFEGDGERRLAIRPYPRELEECVSLKSGRHVTIRPIRPEDESTHRVFLSNLTDEDLRLRFFGVVQRDFDHKDIARFTQIDYDREMAFIATAQDPRGEPETLGVMRTNTRPDNSEAEFAIVVRSDQKGEGLGSLLFFKGIRYTKDRRTRQLTGQTMLENKAMQGLARKFGFVITPDPHDEDLVDMTLDMDTVKE